A stretch of Patagioenas fasciata isolate bPatFas1 chromosome 4, bPatFas1.hap1, whole genome shotgun sequence DNA encodes these proteins:
- the RUFY3 gene encoding protein RUFY3 isoform X9, translating into MSALTPQSDMPTPTTDKITQAAMETIYLCKFRVSMDGEWLCLRELDDISLTPDPEPTHEDPNYLMANERMNLMNMAKLSIKGLIESALNLGRTLDSDYAPLQQFFVVMEHCLKHGLKAKKTFLGQNKSFWGPLELVEKLVPEAAEITASVKDLPGLKTPVGRGRAWLRLALMQKKLSEYMKALINRKDLLSEFYEPNALMMEEEGAIIAGLLVGLNVIDANFCMKGEDLDSQVGVIDFSMYLKDGNSTKGSEGDGQITAILDQKNYVEELNRHLSATVNNLQAKVDALEKSNTKLTEELAVANNRIITLQEEMERVKEESSYILESNRKVTKDRTADGQALTEARKQLKEETQLRLDVEKELEVQIGMRQEMELAMKMLEKDVCEKQDALVALRQQLDDLRALKHELSFKLQSSDMGVKQKSELNSRLEEKTNQMAATIKQLEQSEKDLVKQAKTLNSAANKLIQKHH; encoded by the exons ATGTCTGCTCTGACGCCTCAAAGCGACATGCCAACCCCCACCACAGACAAGATCACCCAGGCTGCCATGGAGACCATCTATCTGTGCAAATTCCGGGTGTCCATGGATGGAGAATGGCTCTGCCTGCGCGAGCTGGACGACATCTCGCTGACCCCCGACCCGGAGCCCACCCACGAAG ATCCTAATTATCTCATGGCTAATGAACGCATGAACCTGATGAACATGGCGAAACTGAGCATCAAGGGGTTGATTGAGTCGGCGCTTAACCTGGGCAGGACGCTGGACTCGGACTACGCCCCGCTGCAGCAGTTCTTCGTGGTGATGGAGCATTGCCTGAAGCACGGCCTGAAAG CCAAAAAGACTTTTCTTGGGCAAAATAAGTCATTTTGGGGACCGCTAGAACTAGTGGAGAAACTCGTTCCTGAAGCTGCAGAGATTACAGCGAGTGTTAAAGATCTCCCAGGGCTGAA GACGCCCGTGGGCAGGGGGAGAGCGTGGCTGCGCCTGGCTCTGATGCAGAAGAAGCTTTCGGAGTACATGAAGGCCTTGATTAACAGAAAGGATCTTCTCAG TGAATTTTATGAGCCCAATGCACTGATGATGGAGGAAGAAGGTGCCATCATTGCTGGTCTCCTGGTGGGTTTGAACGTCATTGACGCCAACTTCTGCATGAAAGGAGAAGACCTGGACTCGCAG GTTGGAGTTATTGATTTCTCAATGTATTTGAAAGATGGGAACAGCACGAAAGGCAGTGAAGG CGACGGTCAGATCACTGCGATCTTGGACCAGAAGAACTACGTAGAAGAACTGAATAGACACTTAAG TGCTACGGTGAACAACCTACAGGCCAAGGTGGATGCCCTGGAGAAATCCAACACTAAGCTGACCGAGGAG CTTGCCGTTGCAAACAACAGGATTATTACACTGCAGGAAGAGATGGAACGGGTTAAAGAAGAAAGTTCTTACATCTTGGAGTCCAATCGTAAG GTCACTAAAGACAGAACCGCTGatggacaagccctgaccgaggCACGAAAGCAGTTAAAGGAGGAGACTCAGCTGCGACTG GACgtggagaaggagctggaggtgcagATCGGGATGcggcaggagatggagctggccATGAAGATGCTGGAGAAGGATGTCTGCGAGAAGCAGGATGCACTGGTGGCGCTCAGGCAGCAGCTGGATGATCTCAGGGCCCTAAAGCATGAACTGTCCTTTAAGCTGCAG AGTTCAGACATGGGAGTGAAACAGAAGAGCGAATTAAACAGCCgtttggaagaaaaaacaaatcagatGGCTGCCACCATCAAACAGCTCGAACAAAG TGAAAAGGATTTGGTGAAACAGGCAAAAACCTTAAACAGTGCAGCAAACAAACTGATCCAGAAGCATCATTAG
- the RUFY3 gene encoding protein RUFY3 isoform X5: MSALTPQSDMPTPTTDKITQAAMETIYLCKFRVSMDGEWLCLRELDDISLTPDPEPTHEDPNYLMANERMNLMNMAKLSIKGLIESALNLGRTLDSDYAPLQQFFVVMEHCLKHGLKAKKTFLGQNKSFWGPLELVEKLVPEAAEITASVKDLPGLKTPVGRGRAWLRLALMQKKLSEYMKALINRKDLLSEFYEPNALMMEEEGAIIAGLLVGLNVIDANFCMKGEDLDSQVGVIDFSMYLKDGNSTKGSEGDGQITAILDQKNYVEELNRHLSATVNNLQAKVDALEKSNTKLTEELAVANNRIITLQEEMERVKEESSYILESNRKVTKDRTADGQALTEARKQLKEETQLRLDVEKELEVQIGMRQEMELAMKMLEKDVCEKQDALVALRQQLDDLRALKHELSFKLQSSDMGVKQKSELNSRLEEKTNQMAATIKQLEQRLRQAEKDRQLAQQDNRLFKQEFGDKINSLQLQVEELSRQRSHLELELKRERDRWSPCHQRVQENKQGAKAWLRADGKLKIHEENAKPKQPPRGENSVLPPRSPSSTQEEQEQPPGRGSAEVCQLCQEESSRSQEKNVCKNCGGVFCGACSAHELPLPSSINPERVCDRCHERLMQQYAGSPAQGGPHAAK; the protein is encoded by the exons ATGTCTGCTCTGACGCCTCAAAGCGACATGCCAACCCCCACCACAGACAAGATCACCCAGGCTGCCATGGAGACCATCTATCTGTGCAAATTCCGGGTGTCCATGGATGGAGAATGGCTCTGCCTGCGCGAGCTGGACGACATCTCGCTGACCCCCGACCCGGAGCCCACCCACGAAG ATCCTAATTATCTCATGGCTAATGAACGCATGAACCTGATGAACATGGCGAAACTGAGCATCAAGGGGTTGATTGAGTCGGCGCTTAACCTGGGCAGGACGCTGGACTCGGACTACGCCCCGCTGCAGCAGTTCTTCGTGGTGATGGAGCATTGCCTGAAGCACGGCCTGAAAG CCAAAAAGACTTTTCTTGGGCAAAATAAGTCATTTTGGGGACCGCTAGAACTAGTGGAGAAACTCGTTCCTGAAGCTGCAGAGATTACAGCGAGTGTTAAAGATCTCCCAGGGCTGAA GACGCCCGTGGGCAGGGGGAGAGCGTGGCTGCGCCTGGCTCTGATGCAGAAGAAGCTTTCGGAGTACATGAAGGCCTTGATTAACAGAAAGGATCTTCTCAG TGAATTTTATGAGCCCAATGCACTGATGATGGAGGAAGAAGGTGCCATCATTGCTGGTCTCCTGGTGGGTTTGAACGTCATTGACGCCAACTTCTGCATGAAAGGAGAAGACCTGGACTCGCAG GTTGGAGTTATTGATTTCTCAATGTATTTGAAAGATGGGAACAGCACGAAAGGCAGTGAAGG CGACGGTCAGATCACTGCGATCTTGGACCAGAAGAACTACGTAGAAGAACTGAATAGACACTTAAG TGCTACGGTGAACAACCTACAGGCCAAGGTGGATGCCCTGGAGAAATCCAACACTAAGCTGACCGAGGAG CTTGCCGTTGCAAACAACAGGATTATTACACTGCAGGAAGAGATGGAACGGGTTAAAGAAGAAAGTTCTTACATCTTGGAGTCCAATCGTAAG GTCACTAAAGACAGAACCGCTGatggacaagccctgaccgaggCACGAAAGCAGTTAAAGGAGGAGACTCAGCTGCGACTG GACgtggagaaggagctggaggtgcagATCGGGATGcggcaggagatggagctggccATGAAGATGCTGGAGAAGGATGTCTGCGAGAAGCAGGATGCACTGGTGGCGCTCAGGCAGCAGCTGGATGATCTCAGGGCCCTAAAGCATGAACTGTCCTTTAAGCTGCAG AGTTCAGACATGGGAGTGAAACAGAAGAGCGAATTAAACAGCCgtttggaagaaaaaacaaatcagatGGCTGCCACCATCAAACAGCTCGAACAAAG ATTGCGGCAGGCGGAGAAGGACCGGCAGCTGGCCCAGCAGGACAACCGGCTCTTCAAGCAGGAGTTCGGGGACAAAATCAACAGCCTCCAGCTGCAGGTGGAAGAGCTCTCCAGGCAGCG GAGCCACCTCGAGCTGGAGCTGAAGCGGGAAAGAGACAGAtggtccccgtgtcaccagcgcgTCCAGGAGAACAAACAGGGCGCCAAGGCCTGGCTGAGAGCG GACGGGAAGCTCAAAATCCACGAAGAGAATGCTAAACCGAAGCAGCCGCCAAGAGGGGAAAACAGTGTCCTGCCACCCAG GTCACCGAGCAGCACGCAGGAAGAGCAG GAGCAGCCACCAGGACGCGGGAGCGCCGAGGTCTGCCAgctctgccaggaggagagcagcCGCAGCCAAGAGAAG AACGTCTGCAAGAACTGCGGCGGGGTCTTCTGCGGAGCGTGCTCGGCGCACGAGCTGCCTCTCCCCTCCAGCATCAACCCCGAGCGCGTCTGCGACCGCTGCCACGAGCGGCTCATGCAGCAGTACGCGGGCAGCCCCGCGCAGGGCGGGCCGCACGCAGCCAAGTAG
- the RUFY3 gene encoding protein RUFY3 isoform X10, producing MSALTPQSDMPTPTTDKITQAAMETIYLCKFRVSMDGEWLCLRELDDISLTPDPEPTHEDSWEDLTDVVEQLRDDTEDPNYLMANERMNLMNMAKLSIKGLIESALNLGRTLDSDYAPLQQFFVVMEHCLKHGLKAKKTFLGQNKSFWGPLELVEKLVPEAAEITASVKDLPGLKTPVGRGRAWLRLALMQKKLSEYMKALINRKDLLSEFYEPNALMMEEEGAIIAGLLVGLNVIDANFCMKGEDLDSQVGVIDFSMYLKDGNSTKGSEGDGQITAILDQKNYVEELNRHLSATVNNLQAKVDALEKSNTKLTEELAVANNRIITLQEEMERVKEESSYILESNRKVTKDRTADGQALTEARKQLKEETQLRLDVEKELEVQIGMRQEMELAMKMLEKDVCEKQDALVALRQQLDDLRALKHELSFKLQSSDMGVKQKSELNSRLEEKTNQMAATIKQLEQSEKDLVKQAKTLNSAANKLIQKHH from the exons ATGTCTGCTCTGACGCCTCAAAGCGACATGCCAACCCCCACCACAGACAAGATCACCCAGGCTGCCATGGAGACCATCTATCTGTGCAAATTCCGGGTGTCCATGGATGGAGAATGGCTCTGCCTGCGCGAGCTGGACGACATCTCGCTGACCCCCGACCCGGAGCCCACCCACGAAG ACTCTTGGGAGGATTTGACAGATGTGGTGGAGCAATTGCGTGATGATACTGAAG ATCCTAATTATCTCATGGCTAATGAACGCATGAACCTGATGAACATGGCGAAACTGAGCATCAAGGGGTTGATTGAGTCGGCGCTTAACCTGGGCAGGACGCTGGACTCGGACTACGCCCCGCTGCAGCAGTTCTTCGTGGTGATGGAGCATTGCCTGAAGCACGGCCTGAAAG CCAAAAAGACTTTTCTTGGGCAAAATAAGTCATTTTGGGGACCGCTAGAACTAGTGGAGAAACTCGTTCCTGAAGCTGCAGAGATTACAGCGAGTGTTAAAGATCTCCCAGGGCTGAA GACGCCCGTGGGCAGGGGGAGAGCGTGGCTGCGCCTGGCTCTGATGCAGAAGAAGCTTTCGGAGTACATGAAGGCCTTGATTAACAGAAAGGATCTTCTCAG TGAATTTTATGAGCCCAATGCACTGATGATGGAGGAAGAAGGTGCCATCATTGCTGGTCTCCTGGTGGGTTTGAACGTCATTGACGCCAACTTCTGCATGAAAGGAGAAGACCTGGACTCGCAG GTTGGAGTTATTGATTTCTCAATGTATTTGAAAGATGGGAACAGCACGAAAGGCAGTGAAGG CGACGGTCAGATCACTGCGATCTTGGACCAGAAGAACTACGTAGAAGAACTGAATAGACACTTAAG TGCTACGGTGAACAACCTACAGGCCAAGGTGGATGCCCTGGAGAAATCCAACACTAAGCTGACCGAGGAG CTTGCCGTTGCAAACAACAGGATTATTACACTGCAGGAAGAGATGGAACGGGTTAAAGAAGAAAGTTCTTACATCTTGGAGTCCAATCGTAAG GTCACTAAAGACAGAACCGCTGatggacaagccctgaccgaggCACGAAAGCAGTTAAAGGAGGAGACTCAGCTGCGACTG GACgtggagaaggagctggaggtgcagATCGGGATGcggcaggagatggagctggccATGAAGATGCTGGAGAAGGATGTCTGCGAGAAGCAGGATGCACTGGTGGCGCTCAGGCAGCAGCTGGATGATCTCAGGGCCCTAAAGCATGAACTGTCCTTTAAGCTGCAG AGTTCAGACATGGGAGTGAAACAGAAGAGCGAATTAAACAGCCgtttggaagaaaaaacaaatcagatGGCTGCCACCATCAAACAGCTCGAACAAAG TGAAAAGGATTTGGTGAAACAGGCAAAAACCTTAAACAGTGCAGCAAACAAACTGATCCAGAAGCATCATTAG
- the RUFY3 gene encoding protein RUFY3 isoform X3: MSALTPQSDMPTPTTDKITQAAMETIYLCKFRVSMDGEWLCLRELDDISLTPDPEPTHEDSWEDLTDVVEQLRDDTEDPNYLMANERMNLMNMAKLSIKGLIESALNLGRTLDSDYAPLQQFFVVMEHCLKHGLKAKKTFLGQNKSFWGPLELVEKLVPEAAEITASVKDLPGLKTPVGRGRAWLRLALMQKKLSEYMKALINRKDLLSEFYEPNALMMEEEGAIIAGLLVGLNVIDANFCMKGEDLDSQVGVIDFSMYLKDGNSTKGSEGDGQITAILDQKNYVEELNRHLSATVNNLQAKVDALEKSNTKLTEELAVANNRIITLQEEMERVKEESSYILESNRKVTKDRTADGQALTEARKQLKEETQLRLDVEKELEVQIGMRQEMELAMKMLEKDVCEKQDALVALRQQLDDLRALKHELSFKLQSSDMGVKQKSELNSRLEEKTNQMAATIKQLEQRLRQAEKDRQLAQQDNRLFKQEFGDKINSLQLQVEELSRQRSHLELELKRERDRWSPCHQRVQENKQGAKAWLRADGKLKIHEENAKPKQPPRGENSVLPPRSPSSTQEEQEQPPGRGSAEVCQLCQEESSRSQEKNVCKNCGGVFCGACSAHELPLPSSINPERVCDRCHERLMQQYAGSPAQGGPHAAK, translated from the exons ATGTCTGCTCTGACGCCTCAAAGCGACATGCCAACCCCCACCACAGACAAGATCACCCAGGCTGCCATGGAGACCATCTATCTGTGCAAATTCCGGGTGTCCATGGATGGAGAATGGCTCTGCCTGCGCGAGCTGGACGACATCTCGCTGACCCCCGACCCGGAGCCCACCCACGAAG ACTCTTGGGAGGATTTGACAGATGTGGTGGAGCAATTGCGTGATGATACTGAAG ATCCTAATTATCTCATGGCTAATGAACGCATGAACCTGATGAACATGGCGAAACTGAGCATCAAGGGGTTGATTGAGTCGGCGCTTAACCTGGGCAGGACGCTGGACTCGGACTACGCCCCGCTGCAGCAGTTCTTCGTGGTGATGGAGCATTGCCTGAAGCACGGCCTGAAAG CCAAAAAGACTTTTCTTGGGCAAAATAAGTCATTTTGGGGACCGCTAGAACTAGTGGAGAAACTCGTTCCTGAAGCTGCAGAGATTACAGCGAGTGTTAAAGATCTCCCAGGGCTGAA GACGCCCGTGGGCAGGGGGAGAGCGTGGCTGCGCCTGGCTCTGATGCAGAAGAAGCTTTCGGAGTACATGAAGGCCTTGATTAACAGAAAGGATCTTCTCAG TGAATTTTATGAGCCCAATGCACTGATGATGGAGGAAGAAGGTGCCATCATTGCTGGTCTCCTGGTGGGTTTGAACGTCATTGACGCCAACTTCTGCATGAAAGGAGAAGACCTGGACTCGCAG GTTGGAGTTATTGATTTCTCAATGTATTTGAAAGATGGGAACAGCACGAAAGGCAGTGAAGG CGACGGTCAGATCACTGCGATCTTGGACCAGAAGAACTACGTAGAAGAACTGAATAGACACTTAAG TGCTACGGTGAACAACCTACAGGCCAAGGTGGATGCCCTGGAGAAATCCAACACTAAGCTGACCGAGGAG CTTGCCGTTGCAAACAACAGGATTATTACACTGCAGGAAGAGATGGAACGGGTTAAAGAAGAAAGTTCTTACATCTTGGAGTCCAATCGTAAG GTCACTAAAGACAGAACCGCTGatggacaagccctgaccgaggCACGAAAGCAGTTAAAGGAGGAGACTCAGCTGCGACTG GACgtggagaaggagctggaggtgcagATCGGGATGcggcaggagatggagctggccATGAAGATGCTGGAGAAGGATGTCTGCGAGAAGCAGGATGCACTGGTGGCGCTCAGGCAGCAGCTGGATGATCTCAGGGCCCTAAAGCATGAACTGTCCTTTAAGCTGCAG AGTTCAGACATGGGAGTGAAACAGAAGAGCGAATTAAACAGCCgtttggaagaaaaaacaaatcagatGGCTGCCACCATCAAACAGCTCGAACAAAG ATTGCGGCAGGCGGAGAAGGACCGGCAGCTGGCCCAGCAGGACAACCGGCTCTTCAAGCAGGAGTTCGGGGACAAAATCAACAGCCTCCAGCTGCAGGTGGAAGAGCTCTCCAGGCAGCG GAGCCACCTCGAGCTGGAGCTGAAGCGGGAAAGAGACAGAtggtccccgtgtcaccagcgcgTCCAGGAGAACAAACAGGGCGCCAAGGCCTGGCTGAGAGCG GACGGGAAGCTCAAAATCCACGAAGAGAATGCTAAACCGAAGCAGCCGCCAAGAGGGGAAAACAGTGTCCTGCCACCCAG GTCACCGAGCAGCACGCAGGAAGAGCAG GAGCAGCCACCAGGACGCGGGAGCGCCGAGGTCTGCCAgctctgccaggaggagagcagcCGCAGCCAAGAGAAG AACGTCTGCAAGAACTGCGGCGGGGTCTTCTGCGGAGCGTGCTCGGCGCACGAGCTGCCTCTCCCCTCCAGCATCAACCCCGAGCGCGTCTGCGACCGCTGCCACGAGCGGCTCATGCAGCAGTACGCGGGCAGCCCCGCGCAGGGCGGGCCGCACGCAGCCAAGTAG
- the RUFY3 gene encoding protein RUFY3 isoform X4: MPCEGAQAYSWEDLTDVVEQLRDDTEDPNYLMANERMNLMNMAKLSIKGLIESALNLGRTLDSDYAPLQQFFVVMEHCLKHGLKAKKTFLGQNKSFWGPLELVEKLVPEAAEITASVKDLPGLKTPVGRGRAWLRLALMQKKLSEYMKALINRKDLLSEFYEPNALMMEEEGAIIAGLLVGLNVIDANFCMKGEDLDSQVGVIDFSMYLKDGNSTKGSEGDGQITAILDQKNYVEELNRHLSATVNNLQAKVDALEKSNTKLTEELAVANNRIITLQEEMERVKEESSYILESNRKVTKDRTADGQALTEARKQLKEETQLRLDVEKELEVQIGMRQEMELAMKMLEKDVCEKQDALVALRQQLDDLRALKHELSFKLQSSDMGVKQKSELNSRLEEKTNQMAATIKQLEQRLRQAEKDRQLAQQDNRLFKQEFGDKINSLQLQVEELSRQRSHLELELKRERDRWSPCHQRVQENKQGAKAWLRADGKLKIHEENAKPKQPPRGENSVLPPRSPSSTQEEQEQPPGRGSAEVCQLCQEESSRSQEKNVCKNCGGVFCGACSAHELPLPSSINPERVCDRCHERLMQQYAGSPAQGGPHAAK, translated from the exons ATGCCCTGCGAGGGAGCGCAGGCAT ACTCTTGGGAGGATTTGACAGATGTGGTGGAGCAATTGCGTGATGATACTGAAG ATCCTAATTATCTCATGGCTAATGAACGCATGAACCTGATGAACATGGCGAAACTGAGCATCAAGGGGTTGATTGAGTCGGCGCTTAACCTGGGCAGGACGCTGGACTCGGACTACGCCCCGCTGCAGCAGTTCTTCGTGGTGATGGAGCATTGCCTGAAGCACGGCCTGAAAG CCAAAAAGACTTTTCTTGGGCAAAATAAGTCATTTTGGGGACCGCTAGAACTAGTGGAGAAACTCGTTCCTGAAGCTGCAGAGATTACAGCGAGTGTTAAAGATCTCCCAGGGCTGAA GACGCCCGTGGGCAGGGGGAGAGCGTGGCTGCGCCTGGCTCTGATGCAGAAGAAGCTTTCGGAGTACATGAAGGCCTTGATTAACAGAAAGGATCTTCTCAG TGAATTTTATGAGCCCAATGCACTGATGATGGAGGAAGAAGGTGCCATCATTGCTGGTCTCCTGGTGGGTTTGAACGTCATTGACGCCAACTTCTGCATGAAAGGAGAAGACCTGGACTCGCAG GTTGGAGTTATTGATTTCTCAATGTATTTGAAAGATGGGAACAGCACGAAAGGCAGTGAAGG CGACGGTCAGATCACTGCGATCTTGGACCAGAAGAACTACGTAGAAGAACTGAATAGACACTTAAG TGCTACGGTGAACAACCTACAGGCCAAGGTGGATGCCCTGGAGAAATCCAACACTAAGCTGACCGAGGAG CTTGCCGTTGCAAACAACAGGATTATTACACTGCAGGAAGAGATGGAACGGGTTAAAGAAGAAAGTTCTTACATCTTGGAGTCCAATCGTAAG GTCACTAAAGACAGAACCGCTGatggacaagccctgaccgaggCACGAAAGCAGTTAAAGGAGGAGACTCAGCTGCGACTG GACgtggagaaggagctggaggtgcagATCGGGATGcggcaggagatggagctggccATGAAGATGCTGGAGAAGGATGTCTGCGAGAAGCAGGATGCACTGGTGGCGCTCAGGCAGCAGCTGGATGATCTCAGGGCCCTAAAGCATGAACTGTCCTTTAAGCTGCAG AGTTCAGACATGGGAGTGAAACAGAAGAGCGAATTAAACAGCCgtttggaagaaaaaacaaatcagatGGCTGCCACCATCAAACAGCTCGAACAAAG ATTGCGGCAGGCGGAGAAGGACCGGCAGCTGGCCCAGCAGGACAACCGGCTCTTCAAGCAGGAGTTCGGGGACAAAATCAACAGCCTCCAGCTGCAGGTGGAAGAGCTCTCCAGGCAGCG GAGCCACCTCGAGCTGGAGCTGAAGCGGGAAAGAGACAGAtggtccccgtgtcaccagcgcgTCCAGGAGAACAAACAGGGCGCCAAGGCCTGGCTGAGAGCG GACGGGAAGCTCAAAATCCACGAAGAGAATGCTAAACCGAAGCAGCCGCCAAGAGGGGAAAACAGTGTCCTGCCACCCAG GTCACCGAGCAGCACGCAGGAAGAGCAG GAGCAGCCACCAGGACGCGGGAGCGCCGAGGTCTGCCAgctctgccaggaggagagcagcCGCAGCCAAGAGAAG AACGTCTGCAAGAACTGCGGCGGGGTCTTCTGCGGAGCGTGCTCGGCGCACGAGCTGCCTCTCCCCTCCAGCATCAACCCCGAGCGCGTCTGCGACCGCTGCCACGAGCGGCTCATGCAGCAGTACGCGGGCAGCCCCGCGCAGGGCGGGCCGCACGCAGCCAAGTAG
- the RUFY3 gene encoding protein RUFY3 isoform X6 yields the protein MWKCTPRAGVFVRRADSWEDLTDVVEQLRDDTEDPNYLMANERMNLMNMAKLSIKGLIESALNLGRTLDSDYAPLQQFFVVMEHCLKHGLKAKKTFLGQNKSFWGPLELVEKLVPEAAEITASVKDLPGLKTPVGRGRAWLRLALMQKKLSEYMKALINRKDLLSEFYEPNALMMEEEGAIIAGLLVGLNVIDANFCMKGEDLDSQVGVIDFSMYLKDGNSTKGSEGDGQITAILDQKNYVEELNRHLSATVNNLQAKVDALEKSNTKLTEELAVANNRIITLQEEMERVKEESSYILESNRKVTKDRTADGQALTEARKQLKEETQLRLDVEKELEVQIGMRQEMELAMKMLEKDVCEKQDALVALRQQLDDLRALKHELSFKLQSSDMGVKQKSELNSRLEEKTNQMAATIKQLEQRLRQAEKDRQLAQQDNRLFKQEFGDKINSLQLQVEELSRQRSHLELELKRERDRWSPCHQRVQENKQGAKAWLRADGKLKIHEENAKPKQPPRGENSVLPPRSPSSTQEEQEQPPGRGSAEVCQLCQEESSRSQEKNVCKNCGGVFCGACSAHELPLPSSINPERVCDRCHERLMQQYAGSPAQGGPHAAK from the exons ACTCTTGGGAGGATTTGACAGATGTGGTGGAGCAATTGCGTGATGATACTGAAG ATCCTAATTATCTCATGGCTAATGAACGCATGAACCTGATGAACATGGCGAAACTGAGCATCAAGGGGTTGATTGAGTCGGCGCTTAACCTGGGCAGGACGCTGGACTCGGACTACGCCCCGCTGCAGCAGTTCTTCGTGGTGATGGAGCATTGCCTGAAGCACGGCCTGAAAG CCAAAAAGACTTTTCTTGGGCAAAATAAGTCATTTTGGGGACCGCTAGAACTAGTGGAGAAACTCGTTCCTGAAGCTGCAGAGATTACAGCGAGTGTTAAAGATCTCCCAGGGCTGAA GACGCCCGTGGGCAGGGGGAGAGCGTGGCTGCGCCTGGCTCTGATGCAGAAGAAGCTTTCGGAGTACATGAAGGCCTTGATTAACAGAAAGGATCTTCTCAG TGAATTTTATGAGCCCAATGCACTGATGATGGAGGAAGAAGGTGCCATCATTGCTGGTCTCCTGGTGGGTTTGAACGTCATTGACGCCAACTTCTGCATGAAAGGAGAAGACCTGGACTCGCAG GTTGGAGTTATTGATTTCTCAATGTATTTGAAAGATGGGAACAGCACGAAAGGCAGTGAAGG CGACGGTCAGATCACTGCGATCTTGGACCAGAAGAACTACGTAGAAGAACTGAATAGACACTTAAG TGCTACGGTGAACAACCTACAGGCCAAGGTGGATGCCCTGGAGAAATCCAACACTAAGCTGACCGAGGAG CTTGCCGTTGCAAACAACAGGATTATTACACTGCAGGAAGAGATGGAACGGGTTAAAGAAGAAAGTTCTTACATCTTGGAGTCCAATCGTAAG GTCACTAAAGACAGAACCGCTGatggacaagccctgaccgaggCACGAAAGCAGTTAAAGGAGGAGACTCAGCTGCGACTG GACgtggagaaggagctggaggtgcagATCGGGATGcggcaggagatggagctggccATGAAGATGCTGGAGAAGGATGTCTGCGAGAAGCAGGATGCACTGGTGGCGCTCAGGCAGCAGCTGGATGATCTCAGGGCCCTAAAGCATGAACTGTCCTTTAAGCTGCAG AGTTCAGACATGGGAGTGAAACAGAAGAGCGAATTAAACAGCCgtttggaagaaaaaacaaatcagatGGCTGCCACCATCAAACAGCTCGAACAAAG ATTGCGGCAGGCGGAGAAGGACCGGCAGCTGGCCCAGCAGGACAACCGGCTCTTCAAGCAGGAGTTCGGGGACAAAATCAACAGCCTCCAGCTGCAGGTGGAAGAGCTCTCCAGGCAGCG GAGCCACCTCGAGCTGGAGCTGAAGCGGGAAAGAGACAGAtggtccccgtgtcaccagcgcgTCCAGGAGAACAAACAGGGCGCCAAGGCCTGGCTGAGAGCG GACGGGAAGCTCAAAATCCACGAAGAGAATGCTAAACCGAAGCAGCCGCCAAGAGGGGAAAACAGTGTCCTGCCACCCAG GTCACCGAGCAGCACGCAGGAAGAGCAG GAGCAGCCACCAGGACGCGGGAGCGCCGAGGTCTGCCAgctctgccaggaggagagcagcCGCAGCCAAGAGAAG AACGTCTGCAAGAACTGCGGCGGGGTCTTCTGCGGAGCGTGCTCGGCGCACGAGCTGCCTCTCCCCTCCAGCATCAACCCCGAGCGCGTCTGCGACCGCTGCCACGAGCGGCTCATGCAGCAGTACGCGGGCAGCCCCGCGCAGGGCGGGCCGCACGCAGCCAAGTAG